The Stieleria maiorica genome includes the window TGGCCATTGATTCTGGGCGCGGCGCTGAACACCTCGTTCTGGTCCAACGGCCTGACGGTGTTGGGCATGTTTTTGATCATCGCGACCGTTTGCCTGGTCAACTGTGTGATCGCTTTGGCGTGCAGCTTGTTTTCACGCAAGACTTCGATCGCGTTGTTGACGACCTATGCCGTGCTGTTGCTGCTGTACGTCGCTCCCCCGGCCTTTTCGACGCTGGCACGCACATTGGAAATGTCCGCTCCGGTGATCGCCCGAGCCGATTGGACCGGCGTGGCGAGTCCGTTTTCGGCGCTGTTCGCGTTGCCGTTGAATGAAGAGATCGCACCGGAAAGTCCCGAAGTGAACGCCGGCCAATGGCCGCTCGTGATCGGCTACTTTCTGTTCAGCGCGACACTGGTGATGGGCATCACGGCCGCCATGGTGCTGCGGTTAAGATCGCGACAGGGGCTGTCGGAAGGTTGACTTGCCAGGCGCGACGCGTGAGCGAGGGGCCGGGTAATGCCCCTCGCTCACGCGTCGCGCCTGGCATGTCTCGCTACGTGTGCGCCACCATCAATGATGGTAATAATGAAACATCGGTCGGCGGCCGTGGCGGTAGTGCGGCGGCGGGTAATACGGCAGCGTGTGTTTTTCGATGATGATCGGCGCCGGGCGGTAGATCCGCTGCTCGACGATCGTCGGCGCGGGGGTCGCAGCGGCGGGCGGCGCCGACACTTGCGGCGGGCCGGCGGACTGGAGCGCCGTGATCACGTTTTCGCTGACGCCTTGCTGGTGCAATGCGATGATGTCTCCGACGGCCAACTTTCCCAGGTAGCCGCGCTGGCGGACCTGGTTCAGGATCACTTGGTCGCTCAATCCGCTTCGTGACATCGAAATGACGTCTTGCAGCGTGACGGCCGACTGCTGGGCCACGGCCTGTTGCTGGGCGGCATAGTGTTGGCGTTGGGATTGATAATACGCCGCCCGCTGTTGCTCCATCGCCGCCTCTTTGTCGGCCGCGTTGCCGAGGATGCCTCCGGCGACCGCACCGACAACGCCACCGATGGCGGCTCCCGCACCGGCTTCGTTATTGTGGTCCCCGATCAGCCCCCCGGCGATCGCTCCGGCGATCCCACCGAAGGTTGCACCACGTTGCTGGTTGACCTGAGCACGCGTCTCGCCTGGGGTA containing:
- a CDS encoding glycine zipper domain-containing protein; protein product: MTAIRPFGLFVSLVLVAICTPGETRAQVNQQRGATFGGIAGAIAGGLIGDHNNEAGAGAAIGGVVGAVAGGILGNAADKEAAMEQQRAAYYQSQRQHYAAQQQAVAQQSAVTLQDVISMSRSGLSDQVILNQVRQRGYLGKLAVGDIIALHQQGVSENVITALQSAGPPQVSAPPAAATPAPTIVEQRIYRPAPIIIEKHTLPYYPPPHYRHGRRPMFHYYHH